In the Pseudonocardia cypriaca genome, one interval contains:
- the pknB gene encoding Stk1 family PASTA domain-containing Ser/Thr kinase — protein sequence MNAPAAALLDARYRVGSLLARGGMSTVYRGTDTRLDRPVAIKVLDPRLAADPAFRGRLEREARSAARIDHPAVVDVYDQGQAPTGAGTGLGGDGPLLFLVMELVEGGTLRDVLRARGPLGVPAAFAVMEQVLSGLSAAHRLGLVHRDVKPENVLISRTGEVKVADFGLVTASAQAGASTAGMIMGTVAYLSPEQVATGKADARSDVYAAGIMLYELLTGAPPYGGDTAISVAYQHVNSEVPPPSQIAGEVPPELDELVLRSTRRDPAVRPADAAAMLAELHRVAVHLDVPRVPPPVPPPRPVEEQDTVPAAPQRLAAGTTGTGVGTAVSAALPVPGPRGTRALPRPDDGGPPPHVRARRRSRRAFAVWTAIVLVLALLVGVTAWWLGSGRWTEMPSLVGLEAVAAQRLLSESDLVGRVTEAYDDEVAEGLVSATDPAPLAELLRGTIVQITVSTGRPTVPQIAAGTSVADAEQALRAAGLTPVRSSGDTDDSESVPAGAVLRTDPKAGTALRVGQPVTIVVSSGESDTVKVPDVVGKDFDDAAEILEELDLRAKGRSVIPFLGRRDGQVVEQSPRAGATVERETTVTLTTV from the coding sequence GTGAACGCCCCGGCTGCCGCGCTGCTCGACGCGCGCTACCGGGTGGGCTCGTTGCTCGCCCGCGGCGGAATGTCCACCGTGTACCGCGGCACCGACACGCGGCTCGACCGGCCGGTCGCGATCAAGGTGCTGGATCCCCGGCTGGCCGCCGATCCCGCGTTCCGCGGCAGGCTGGAGCGCGAGGCCCGCTCCGCGGCGCGCATCGACCACCCCGCCGTCGTCGACGTCTACGACCAGGGGCAGGCCCCCACCGGTGCCGGCACCGGCCTCGGTGGCGACGGGCCGTTGCTGTTCCTCGTCATGGAGCTGGTGGAGGGCGGCACGCTGCGCGACGTCCTGCGCGCGCGGGGCCCACTCGGGGTCCCGGCCGCGTTCGCGGTGATGGAGCAGGTGCTCTCCGGCCTGTCGGCGGCCCACCGGCTCGGTCTGGTGCACCGCGACGTGAAGCCGGAGAACGTGCTGATCAGCCGCACGGGCGAGGTCAAGGTCGCCGACTTCGGCCTGGTCACCGCGAGCGCACAGGCGGGCGCCAGCACGGCCGGGATGATCATGGGGACGGTCGCGTACCTCTCCCCCGAACAGGTCGCCACCGGCAAGGCCGACGCGCGCAGCGACGTCTACGCGGCCGGCATCATGCTGTACGAGCTGCTCACCGGGGCACCGCCGTACGGCGGCGACACGGCGATCTCGGTGGCGTACCAGCACGTGAACTCCGAGGTGCCGCCGCCGTCGCAGATCGCAGGCGAGGTGCCCCCCGAACTGGACGAGCTCGTACTGCGCAGCACCCGGCGCGACCCCGCCGTCCGCCCGGCCGACGCGGCGGCGATGCTCGCCGAGCTGCACCGGGTGGCCGTGCACCTGGACGTCCCGCGCGTGCCGCCGCCCGTGCCGCCGCCGCGTCCGGTCGAGGAGCAGGACACCGTGCCCGCCGCGCCACAGCGCCTCGCCGCCGGAACCACCGGAACCGGGGTGGGTACGGCGGTGAGCGCCGCCCTTCCCGTCCCGGGACCGCGGGGCACCCGCGCCCTCCCCCGCCCCGACGACGGCGGCCCGCCGCCGCACGTGCGCGCCCGCAGGCGCAGCCGCCGGGCCTTCGCGGTGTGGACGGCGATCGTCCTCGTGCTGGCACTGCTCGTCGGGGTCACGGCGTGGTGGCTGGGCAGCGGGCGCTGGACGGAGATGCCGAGCCTGGTGGGGTTGGAGGCCGTGGCGGCGCAGCGGCTCCTCAGCGAGTCCGATCTCGTGGGGCGGGTGACCGAGGCCTACGACGACGAGGTCGCCGAGGGCCTCGTCAGCGCCACCGACCCGGCGCCGCTCGCGGAACTGCTGCGCGGCACCATCGTGCAGATCACCGTGTCGACCGGACGTCCCACGGTGCCCCAGATCGCGGCGGGCACCTCGGTGGCGGACGCCGAGCAGGCGCTGCGCGCCGCCGGTCTCACGCCCGTGCGCAGCTCCGGGGACACCGACGACAGCGAGTCGGTGCCCGCCGGCGCCGTGCTGCGAACCGACCCGAAGGCCGGCACCGCGCTGCGGGTCGGCCAGCCGGTGACGATCGTGGTGAGCAGCGGCGAGTCGGACACCGTGAAGGTGCCCGACGTGGTCGGCAAGGACTTCGACGACGCCGCCGAGATCCTCGAGGAGCTCGACCTGCGCGCCAAGGGCCGTAGCGTGATCCCGTTCCTCGGCCGCAGGGACGGCCAGGTGGTGGAGCAGAGCCCGCGGGCAGGCGCGACGGTGGAGCGGGAAACGACGGTCACGCTCACGACGGTCTAG
- a CDS encoding Rv2175c family DNA-binding protein: MNDVVGLSADIATLPIAEMAQRLGQPVSRVHQLVRDGHLLSFRRDGGVVVPTDFLGDDGAVIKGLSGTITVLRDGGYADDDILRWLFAEDDSLPGTPVASLRAGRHREVKRRAQAMAF, from the coding sequence GTGAACGACGTTGTCGGGCTGTCGGCGGACATCGCGACCCTGCCCATCGCGGAGATGGCGCAGCGGCTGGGTCAGCCGGTCTCCCGGGTGCATCAGCTCGTGCGCGACGGCCATCTGCTGTCGTTCCGGCGCGACGGGGGAGTCGTCGTCCCGACCGACTTCCTCGGCGACGACGGCGCGGTGATCAAGGGGTTGTCGGGCACCATCACCGTCCTGAGGGACGGCGGCTACGCAGACGATGACATCCTGCGCTGGCTCTTCGCGGAGGACGACTCGCTGCCGGGCACCCCGGTCGCGTCACTGCGCGCCGGCCGGCACCGCGAGGTCAAGCGCAGAGCCCAAGCGATGGCCTTCTGA
- a CDS encoding phytoene/squalene synthase family protein, producing MQSSARAELDAAGITDPALRAGYAVCRALNAHHGRTYFLATRLLPAARRPAVHALYGFARYADEIVDDLGDARPVAEKAAQLDLLGTQLQQALAGERAEHPVLAAVADTARRYALDPAHFVDFLASMRMDTEVTEYATFDELGRYVHGSAAVIGLQMLPVLGTVVPREEAEDPAAALGVAFQLTNFLRDVGEDLDRGRVYLPAAELAAFGVDRDLLTWCRRTRTRDPRVRRALAHLGAHTRAVYRRAEPGVGMLEPVSRECVACAFRLYRGILDRIEAVDYDVLNRRVSVPPRTRAAVAVPGLLRALLARARA from the coding sequence GTGCAGAGCAGCGCACGAGCTGAGCTCGACGCCGCCGGGATCACCGACCCGGCGCTGCGGGCCGGCTACGCCGTCTGCCGGGCGCTGAACGCGCACCACGGGCGTACCTACTTCCTCGCCACCCGGCTGCTCCCCGCCGCGCGCCGGCCCGCGGTGCACGCGCTGTACGGCTTCGCGCGCTACGCCGACGAGATCGTCGACGACCTCGGCGACGCCCGCCCCGTCGCCGAGAAGGCGGCCCAGCTCGACCTGTTGGGCACGCAGCTGCAGCAGGCGCTGGCCGGGGAGCGGGCGGAGCACCCGGTGCTCGCCGCCGTCGCCGACACCGCCCGCCGGTACGCGCTCGATCCCGCCCACTTCGTCGACTTCCTCGCGTCGATGCGGATGGACACCGAGGTCACCGAGTACGCCACGTTCGACGAGCTCGGCCGGTACGTGCACGGCTCGGCCGCGGTGATCGGCCTCCAGATGCTGCCCGTGCTCGGCACCGTGGTGCCGCGGGAGGAGGCCGAGGACCCGGCCGCGGCGCTCGGCGTGGCGTTCCAGCTCACCAACTTCCTGCGCGACGTCGGTGAGGACCTCGACCGGGGCCGCGTCTACCTGCCCGCCGCGGAGCTGGCGGCGTTCGGCGTCGACCGCGATCTCCTGACCTGGTGCCGCCGCACCCGCACCCGCGACCCGAGGGTGCGCAGAGCGCTGGCCCACCTGGGCGCGCACACCCGCGCGGTGTACCGACGCGCCGAGCCGGGTGTCGGGATGCTCGAACCGGTGTCCCGCGAATGCGTGGCCTGCGCGTTCAGGCTCTACCGCGGCATCCTGGACCGGATCGAGGCCGTCGACTACGACGTCCTGAACCGCCGGGTCTCGGTCCCCCCGCGCACCCGGGCGGCCGTGGCCGTCCCCGGGCTGCTCCGCGCCCTGCTAGCGCGCGCCCGCGCGTGA
- the mptB gene encoding polyprenol phosphomannose-dependent alpha 1,6 mannosyltransferase MptB: MKPPSPVDGSTLPDTAAERAAAPSGAPDILDAPPPVEPGPAPRRSWRDRFGHPARRPLLLGLAAALMLLIGGFGAGGVLVHDPVLTNSPLGFWRYGHGRELASVLMYGGVGLMVWAWILLGREVLAHRARGRAVLTTAAVWTAPMLFAPPLFTRDIFSYLAQGGLPLAGFDPYAVGPEALPGIFADNVHYFWQDTPAPYGPLFILIAKAVAWVTGDTIILGVVLMRLALLPGLLLFVWALPELTRRLGGRVSVALWVAVANPLTVIHMVGGGHNDLLVVGLLATGALIALRGRHALGIALVTLAMAVKASAVIALPFLVLVWAAHMSGSQRARIAKAIAAGLAVFVAVFAACTFAAGVGLGWLPALSAPSMIVNWMSLPTAVGEFTHTLLSALVNVPKQPFINVSRVLGGILLVYIAVRQWLAARDGGPDAVRRAGVVLLATAVLSPAMLPWYVSWGMALVAATAWSVRALQMTVFVSVMLTICYYSNGEDALYNPPYLIAWGLVAVLAAVSLVRPDPLRLSAGAWQRPRQEFPANIVDGAEQRTS, encoded by the coding sequence ATGAAGCCACCATCACCGGTCGACGGGTCGACGCTCCCCGACACGGCAGCGGAACGCGCAGCCGCGCCCAGCGGCGCGCCCGACATCCTCGACGCGCCGCCCCCCGTCGAACCCGGTCCTGCCCCCCGGCGATCGTGGCGCGACCGGTTCGGCCACCCGGCCCGCCGCCCGCTGCTCCTGGGGCTCGCCGCCGCGCTGATGCTGCTGATCGGCGGCTTCGGCGCGGGCGGGGTGCTGGTCCACGACCCGGTGCTCACCAACTCGCCGCTCGGCTTCTGGCGGTACGGGCACGGCCGCGAGCTGGCCAGCGTGCTCATGTACGGCGGCGTCGGCCTGATGGTGTGGGCGTGGATCCTGCTGGGCCGCGAGGTGCTCGCCCACCGGGCGCGTGGCCGCGCGGTGCTCACCACGGCCGCCGTCTGGACGGCGCCGATGCTGTTCGCACCGCCGCTGTTCACCCGCGACATCTTCAGCTACCTCGCCCAGGGCGGCCTGCCGCTGGCCGGATTCGACCCGTACGCGGTGGGCCCCGAGGCGTTGCCGGGGATCTTCGCCGACAACGTCCACTACTTCTGGCAGGACACCCCGGCGCCGTACGGGCCGCTGTTCATCCTGATCGCGAAGGCCGTCGCGTGGGTCACCGGCGACACGATCATCCTCGGCGTCGTGCTGATGCGCCTGGCGCTGCTGCCCGGCCTGCTGCTGTTCGTGTGGGCGCTGCCCGAGCTCACCCGCCGGCTCGGCGGCCGCGTGTCCGTCGCGCTGTGGGTGGCGGTCGCCAACCCCTTGACGGTCATCCACATGGTCGGCGGAGGCCACAACGACCTGCTCGTCGTCGGCCTGCTCGCCACCGGCGCGCTCATCGCGCTGCGCGGCAGGCACGCGCTCGGCATCGCACTCGTCACACTGGCCATGGCCGTGAAGGCGAGCGCCGTGATCGCGCTGCCGTTCCTCGTGCTGGTGTGGGCGGCACACATGTCCGGCTCGCAGCGGGCGCGCATCGCGAAGGCGATCGCGGCCGGTCTCGCCGTCTTCGTCGCGGTGTTCGCAGCCTGCACGTTCGCGGCCGGGGTCGGGCTGGGCTGGCTGCCCGCGCTGAGCGCCCCGTCGATGATCGTGAACTGGATGTCGCTCCCCACCGCGGTGGGCGAGTTCACCCACACCCTGCTCAGCGCCCTCGTCAACGTGCCGAAGCAGCCGTTCATCAACGTCTCGCGCGTGCTCGGCGGGATCCTGCTGGTCTACATCGCCGTGCGGCAGTGGCTGGCAGCGCGCGACGGCGGTCCGGACGCCGTGCGCCGCGCCGGTGTCGTGCTCCTGGCCACCGCCGTGCTCTCCCCCGCCATGCTGCCCTGGTACGTCAGCTGGGGCATGGCGCTGGTCGCGGCCACCGCCTGGTCGGTGCGCGCGCTGCAGATGACCGTCTTCGTGTCGGTGATGCTCACGATCTGCTACTACTCCAACGGCGAGGACGCCCTCTACAACCCGCCGTACCTCATCGCGTGGGGGCTGGTCGCGGTGCTCGCCGCGGTGTCGCTGGTGCGTCCCGACCCGCTGCGCCTGTCCGCCGGCGCGTGGCAGCGGCCCCGGCAGGAGTTCCCCGCGAACATCGTCGACGGTGCAGAGCAGCGCACGAGCTGA
- the crtI gene encoding phytoene desaturase family protein gives MSRGVPGRTDHVVVVGAGLAGLSTALHLLGAGRRVTVLERAEHPGGRAGRLDLRSPRGTYHADPGPTVLTMPELLDEAFSAVGEKIDERLELVPLDPAYRARFADGSTIDVHTDAEAMASEVRATCGAAAAAGYERTRAWLTRLYEVEIHRFIGANHDSPLGLVGPDLARLAALGGFGRLGPRVARMLPDERLQRIFTFQSLYAGVPPHRALGAYGVIAFMDTIAGVYFPRGGMRRVGQALADAAVNAGARIHYGRTATGLERRGGRVTAVRHAGRDGADGERLPCDAVVLTPDLPVVHDLIGRAPRRAVPLRWSPSAVVLHAGLRTPRPELAHHTISFGAAWRRTFEEIIDEGRLMSDPSILVTRPTATDPGLAPAGSELVYVLAPCPNLVRGRIDWAHVGPAYRDELLSVLADRGIELRADLDVSDLVTPVDWAAAGHAAGTPFSAAHTFAQTGPFRPRNLVRGVENAVLAGCGTTPGVGIPPVLISGRLAAQRITGAADLPPSRARRVPTGR, from the coding sequence TTGAGCCGGGGCGTGCCCGGGCGCACCGACCACGTGGTGGTCGTCGGCGCCGGGCTCGCGGGGCTCTCGACCGCGCTCCACCTGCTCGGTGCCGGCCGGCGCGTCACCGTGCTGGAACGCGCCGAGCACCCGGGCGGCCGGGCCGGCCGGCTCGACCTGCGCTCGCCGCGCGGGACCTACCACGCCGACCCCGGCCCCACCGTGCTCACGATGCCCGAGCTGCTCGACGAGGCCTTCTCCGCCGTCGGGGAGAAGATCGACGAGCGGCTCGAGCTCGTACCGCTCGACCCCGCCTACCGGGCCCGCTTCGCCGACGGCTCCACGATCGACGTGCACACCGACGCCGAGGCGATGGCCTCCGAGGTCCGGGCCACCTGCGGAGCCGCGGCCGCCGCCGGGTACGAGCGGACGCGGGCGTGGCTCACCCGGCTGTACGAGGTGGAGATCCACCGGTTCATCGGCGCCAACCACGACTCGCCGCTGGGTCTCGTCGGTCCCGACCTGGCCCGGCTCGCCGCGCTCGGCGGCTTCGGCCGTCTCGGCCCGCGGGTGGCCCGGATGCTGCCCGACGAGCGGCTGCAGCGGATCTTCACGTTCCAGTCGCTGTACGCGGGCGTGCCGCCGCACCGCGCGCTCGGCGCGTACGGCGTGATCGCCTTCATGGACACCATCGCGGGCGTGTACTTCCCGCGCGGCGGCATGCGGCGGGTCGGGCAGGCGCTGGCCGACGCCGCGGTGAACGCGGGTGCGCGGATCCACTACGGACGCACGGCCACCGGTCTCGAGCGGCGCGGCGGACGCGTCACCGCGGTCCGGCACGCCGGCCGCGACGGCGCCGACGGCGAGCGCCTGCCGTGCGACGCGGTCGTCCTCACCCCCGACCTCCCGGTCGTCCACGACCTGATCGGGCGAGCGCCGCGACGCGCGGTGCCGCTGCGCTGGTCGCCGAGCGCGGTCGTGCTGCACGCCGGGCTGCGCACGCCGCGGCCGGAGCTCGCCCACCACACGATCTCGTTCGGCGCGGCCTGGCGCCGGACGTTCGAGGAGATCATCGACGAGGGTCGGCTGATGAGCGACCCGTCGATCCTGGTCACCCGGCCCACCGCAACCGATCCCGGACTCGCGCCCGCCGGGTCGGAGCTGGTCTACGTGCTGGCGCCGTGCCCGAACCTCGTGCGGGGCCGCATCGACTGGGCCCACGTCGGCCCCGCCTACCGCGACGAGCTGCTCTCCGTCCTCGCGGACCGCGGGATCGAGCTCAGGGCGGATCTCGACGTCTCCGACCTGGTCACGCCGGTCGACTGGGCCGCGGCGGGACACGCCGCGGGCACCCCGTTCTCCGCCGCCCACACGTTCGCCCAGACCGGGCCGTTCCGCCCCCGCAACCTGGTGCGGGGCGTGGAGAACGCCGTGCTCGCAGGCTGCGGCACGACCCCCGGCGTCGGGATCCCGCCGGTGCTGATCTCCGGGCGGCTCGCCGCACAGCGCATCACGGGTGCCGCTGACCTGCCGCCCTCGCGGGCGCGCAGGGTACCCACCGGGCGCTGA
- a CDS encoding polyprenyl synthetase family protein, translating into MHHPPPEPGSGDGGRPGGSEVTAAVEAALTTYLRSRTADAGTIDPVFGEATEALADFVLRGGKRIRPTFAWWGWRGAGGPVEAPEALAVLRAISALELIQASALIHDDLMDASATRRGRPTVHVEFARKHAAERWRGQPARFGAAAAILLGDLALAWADDMLHAAGLSPAALRRAAPAWRAMRTEVLGGQYLDVLHQSTGDMSVRAALQIDRYKTAAYTVERPLHLGAAIADAPPDLVAAYRRFGADIGVAFQLRDDLLGVFGDPEVTGKPAGDDLREGKRTLLVAVAVERAEQRGQHDARQAIMDAVGDPRLDEAGVERVRGLLTDLGAVQAVEQRIAALTGSALDALSAADVEEPAASQLAELAVTATRRRS; encoded by the coding sequence GTGCACCACCCACCGCCGGAACCCGGCTCCGGTGACGGGGGGCGCCCCGGCGGCTCCGAGGTCACCGCCGCCGTCGAGGCGGCGCTCACCACCTACCTGCGCAGCCGCACGGCCGATGCCGGCACGATCGACCCGGTGTTCGGGGAAGCCACCGAGGCGCTCGCCGACTTCGTCCTGCGCGGCGGCAAGCGGATCCGCCCCACGTTCGCCTGGTGGGGGTGGCGTGGCGCGGGAGGGCCGGTAGAGGCACCCGAGGCGCTGGCGGTGCTGCGCGCCATCAGCGCCCTGGAGCTGATCCAGGCCAGCGCGCTCATCCACGACGACCTGATGGACGCCTCCGCCACCCGGCGCGGCCGTCCCACCGTGCACGTCGAGTTCGCCCGCAAGCACGCCGCGGAGCGCTGGCGCGGCCAGCCCGCCCGGTTCGGGGCGGCCGCCGCGATCCTCCTGGGCGACCTCGCCCTCGCGTGGGCCGACGACATGCTGCACGCCGCGGGCCTGTCGCCCGCCGCCCTGCGCCGCGCGGCGCCCGCGTGGCGGGCGATGCGCACCGAGGTGCTCGGCGGGCAGTACCTCGACGTGCTGCACCAGTCCACCGGCGACATGTCCGTGCGGGCCGCTCTGCAGATCGACCGGTACAAGACCGCGGCCTACACCGTCGAGCGGCCGTTGCACCTCGGGGCGGCGATCGCCGACGCCCCGCCGGACCTGGTGGCCGCCTACCGCCGGTTCGGCGCCGACATCGGCGTGGCGTTCCAGCTGCGGGACGACCTGCTCGGGGTGTTCGGCGACCCGGAGGTCACCGGCAAGCCCGCAGGCGACGACCTGCGTGAGGGCAAGCGCACGCTGCTGGTGGCCGTCGCGGTGGAGCGGGCGGAGCAGCGGGGGCAGCACGACGCACGCCAGGCGATCATGGACGCCGTCGGCGACCCCAGGCTGGACGAGGCGGGCGTCGAGCGGGTACGCGGGCTGCTCACCGACCTCGGCGCCGTGCAGGCGGTCGAGCAGCGGATCGCCGCGCTCACCGGCTCGGCGCTGGACGCCCTGTCGGCCGCCGACGTCGAGGAGCCGGCCGCGTCGCAGCTCGCCGAGCTGGCGGTCACGGCCACGCGGAGACGCAGTTGA
- the metF gene encoding methylenetetrahydrofolate reductase [NAD(P)H], which yields MKVTQRISGERPVFSVEFFPPKDEAGEAELWRAIRRLEPLDPAFVSVTYGAGGSNRDRTIRTTARIATDTTLVPMAHLTAVSHSVAELRQVIGAYAAAGISNVLAVRGDPPGDPLGEWVPHPQGLTYADDLVRLVRRLGDFCVGVAAFPYGHPRSLDLDTDLARLVAKIRAGADFAISQLFLEPEGFLRLRDRLAAAGCDVPLLPGIMPLTTIRTLRRGPELSGAPLPPALVQRMERYADDPAAFRAEGMDVTAEMCARLLAEGVRGLHFYTLNRSLATVELVQRLGLGARRAAPALTGC from the coding sequence GTGAAGGTCACCCAGCGGATCAGCGGCGAGCGGCCCGTGTTCTCGGTGGAGTTCTTCCCGCCGAAGGACGAGGCCGGGGAGGCCGAGCTGTGGCGTGCGATCCGGCGTCTCGAGCCGCTTGACCCGGCGTTCGTATCGGTCACGTACGGGGCGGGCGGCTCCAACCGTGACCGCACGATCCGCACCACGGCGCGGATCGCCACCGACACCACCCTCGTGCCGATGGCGCACCTCACCGCCGTCTCGCACTCGGTGGCCGAGCTGCGGCAGGTGATCGGGGCCTACGCCGCGGCCGGGATCTCGAACGTCCTCGCGGTGCGCGGCGACCCTCCCGGCGACCCCCTCGGTGAGTGGGTGCCGCACCCGCAGGGCCTCACGTACGCCGACGACCTCGTGCGCCTCGTGCGCAGGCTCGGCGACTTCTGCGTCGGTGTCGCAGCCTTCCCCTACGGGCACCCGCGCTCGCTCGACCTCGACACCGACCTCGCCCGGCTCGTAGCCAAGATCCGCGCCGGCGCCGACTTCGCGATCAGCCAGCTGTTCCTGGAGCCCGAGGGTTTCCTGCGGCTGCGCGACCGGCTGGCCGCCGCCGGGTGCGACGTGCCGCTCCTGCCCGGCATCATGCCGCTCACCACGATCCGCACGCTGCGGCGCGGTCCGGAGCTGTCCGGCGCGCCACTGCCGCCCGCGCTCGTCCAGCGGATGGAGCGCTACGCCGACGACCCGGCCGCGTTCCGCGCCGAGGGCATGGACGTCACCGCCGAGATGTGCGCTCGCCTGCTCGCCGAGGGCGTGCGCGGGCTGCACTTCTACACGCTGAACCGCTCGCTCGCCACGGTGGAGCTGGTGCAGCGGCTCGGCCTGGGCGCCCGCCGAGCCGCCCCGGCCCTCACGGGTTGCTGA
- a CDS encoding LppM family (lipo)protein: MSSSRLRILPLLGLLLAALALSGCARVQAALAVQPDDTVTGQIVVATPETGPDDKGPPITLPPDLASDVDVSAYRQDGFTGSVLRFDGLTFEQTAQLAQAAGPIGNKVRFEIRRAGSRVLIGGAVDLTTVSVDRADFQLKMNFPGQIVESNGDADSSEVAWTFTPGEVGDFSAVVTYPDPQAPSPVNWTLGLAAMVGLASAAVVLLARRTRNPPVSNP, encoded by the coding sequence GTGTCCTCCTCCCGCCTCCGGATCCTGCCGCTGCTCGGACTGCTGCTCGCCGCGCTCGCGCTGAGCGGGTGCGCTCGGGTGCAGGCGGCGCTCGCGGTGCAGCCAGACGACACGGTCACCGGGCAGATCGTGGTGGCCACCCCCGAGACCGGGCCGGACGACAAGGGCCCGCCGATCACGCTGCCGCCGGACCTGGCGTCCGACGTCGACGTGTCGGCGTACCGCCAGGACGGCTTCACCGGATCCGTGCTGCGGTTCGACGGGCTGACGTTCGAGCAGACCGCTCAGCTCGCGCAGGCGGCCGGACCCATCGGGAACAAGGTGCGGTTCGAGATTCGCCGCGCGGGCAGCCGGGTGCTGATCGGCGGGGCCGTCGACCTCACCACGGTGTCGGTCGACCGCGCCGACTTCCAGCTCAAGATGAACTTCCCGGGCCAGATCGTGGAGTCCAACGGCGACGCCGACTCCAGCGAGGTGGCCTGGACGTTCACGCCCGGTGAGGTGGGCGACTTCTCGGCCGTGGTGACCTACCCCGACCCGCAGGCCCCCTCGCCCGTCAACTGGACGCTCGGGCTCGCCGCCATGGTGGGGCTCGCGTCCGCCGCGGTGGTGCTCCTGGCCCGCCGCACGCGCAACCCGCCGGTCAGCAACCCGTGA
- a CDS encoding FAD-dependent oxidoreductase yields MHDVVIVGAGPVGLFLAGELALAGCSVLVLEREREREREQTSPWKALPLGMRGLNAGSVETFYRRGMLAELLRASGADGEQIGADPDAHEPPAPRGVSHFAGMRLDPARIDAAALPFRLPGPAMEGIITSLDAVEAVLTERAVGLGVQIMRGVPVEAATQDGDTVVARAGGRGHRARWLVGCDGGRSTVRELAGFDFVGTEPLFTGYAARVTFADPQELDLGFNLTPTGMYLRTPFEGHLGMMDFDGGAFDRSQPLTREHLQTVLRRVSGTDATLTEVHLASSFTDRAMQTTTYRNGRILLAGDAAHIHSPLGGQGLNLGIGDAVNLGWKLAATVHGTAPDGLLDTYTAERHPVGAAILDWSRAQVATMNPGPNAPALRRLVHDLLDTRDGTTHVYRSTSGLSHRYDRGGDEPLVGRTAPDFRLADGTRLGDLLHGGHGVALDLTTDQRLHDAATSWKGRVIYAAGPVSNDLGFSALLIRPDGVVAWTDDSDPDREAFRHAATHWFGDPAP; encoded by the coding sequence GTGCATGACGTCGTGATCGTGGGTGCCGGTCCGGTGGGCCTGTTCCTCGCCGGTGAGCTCGCGCTGGCGGGCTGCTCGGTCCTGGTGCTGGAGCGGGAGCGGGAGCGGGAGCGGGAGCAGACATCGCCGTGGAAGGCGCTCCCGCTGGGGATGCGGGGCCTGAACGCCGGATCGGTCGAGACGTTCTACCGCCGCGGGATGCTGGCAGAGCTGCTGAGAGCCTCAGGAGCCGACGGGGAGCAGATCGGCGCGGACCCGGACGCGCACGAGCCGCCGGCTCCCCGTGGAGTGAGCCACTTCGCGGGCATGCGGCTCGACCCGGCCCGCATCGACGCCGCCGCCCTCCCGTTCCGGCTGCCCGGCCCGGCGATGGAGGGCATCATCACCAGCCTCGACGCGGTCGAGGCGGTGCTGACCGAGCGGGCCGTCGGGCTCGGCGTGCAGATCATGCGGGGCGTTCCGGTCGAGGCCGCGACCCAGGACGGCGACACCGTCGTGGCACGAGCAGGCGGGCGCGGCCACCGGGCGCGCTGGCTCGTGGGGTGCGACGGCGGACGCAGCACGGTGCGCGAACTGGCGGGCTTCGACTTCGTCGGCACCGAACCGCTGTTCACCGGCTACGCCGCTCGCGTCACCTTCGCCGATCCGCAGGAGCTGGACCTGGGCTTCAACCTGACGCCGACCGGCATGTACCTGCGGACGCCCTTCGAGGGACACCTGGGCATGATGGACTTCGACGGCGGCGCCTTCGACCGCTCGCAGCCGCTGACGCGCGAGCACCTCCAGACGGTCCTGCGCCGGGTCTCCGGCACCGACGCGACGCTCACCGAGGTCCACCTCGCCTCCAGCTTCACCGACCGCGCGATGCAGACCACGACCTACCGCAACGGCCGCATCCTGCTCGCAGGCGACGCCGCCCACATCCACTCCCCGCTCGGCGGCCAGGGGCTCAACCTCGGCATCGGCGACGCCGTGAACCTCGGCTGGAAGCTCGCCGCCACCGTTCACGGCACCGCACCGGACGGCCTGCTCGACACCTACACCGCCGAACGCCACCCGGTCGGCGCGGCGATCCTCGACTGGTCACGCGCCCAGGTCGCGACCATGAACCCCGGCCCCAACGCCCCGGCCCTGCGACGGCTGGTCCACGACCTGCTCGACACCCGCGACGGGACCACCCACGTGTACCGCAGCACCTCGGGACTGTCCCACCGCTACGACCGCGGCGGCGACGAGCCGCTCGTCGGCCGGACCGCCCCGGACTTCCGGCTCGCCGACGGCACCCGCCTCGGCGACCTGCTGCACGGAGGACACGGCGTGGCGCTCGACCTCACCACCGACCAGCGCCTGCACGACGCGGCGACGAGCTGGAAAGGCCGGGTCATCTACGCGGCCGGGCCGGTGAGCAACGACCTCGGTTTCAGCGCCCTGCTGATCCGACCCGACGGCGTCGTCGCCTGGACCGACGACTCCGACCCGGATCGCGAGGCGTTCCGGCACGCCGCGACCCACTGGTTCGGCGACCCGGCACCCTGA